Genomic DNA from Sphingomonas lacunae:
TGAATTTGGGTATCGGCCCTTTCCCGACGAGCAGATCGACAGCGTGATCCGTCTGGTCCATGGCATCAAGGACCGGTACCAGATCACGCGCGGAAACATCGTCGGCCATTCCGACATTGCGCCGCAGCGCAAGCAGGACCCGGGAGAATTGTTTCCCTGGAACAAGCTCGCGCGGCTCCGGCTGGCCCTGCCTCGCCCGACACGCAACCTCACGGATCCGCTATGGTCGGATGCCGGGTTTCTGCTAGCCCTCGAACGCTTTGGCTATGACGTGTCCGACAAGCTGGCGGCCGTCGTGGCGTTTCAGCGGCGGTTCCGGCCCGAACTGGTAGACGGCACGATCGACGGCGAGTGCCGGGCGATCCTGCTGGCGCTGCTCTTGCCACAGCCACAGGGGGATTGACCGTGCATCATGAGGGCAGCTGTCTATGTGGCGAAGTCCGTGTGCGTGTGGACGGCGAACTTGGGCCTCCCGATGCATGCCACTGTAGCCAGTGCCGCAAATGGTCGGGTCACGTCTGGGCATCGACCGATGTGCTGCGCGAACAGGTGGCATTGGAGGGCGAAGAGCATCTCCGCTGGTTCCAGTCATCCGAAAAGGTGAGGCGGGGATTTTGTTCCCGCTGCGGCTCGTCCCTGTTGTGGGACGTCGAGGGCAGGTCGCGGCTGGCGATCGCGATGGGTGTG
This window encodes:
- a CDS encoding N-acetylmuramoyl-L-alanine amidase yields the protein MSRMIERWSPNFDERTSPISMIVLHYTGMPDGPSAIDWLANPESRVSSHYVVSEDGTVTYMVPEDKRAWHAGRSYWRGVVDINSASIGIEIVNPGHEFGYRPFPDEQIDSVIRLVHGIKDRYQITRGNIVGHSDIAPQRKQDPGELFPWNKLARLRLALPRPTRNLTDPLWSDAGFLLALERFGYDVSDKLAAVVAFQRRFRPELVDGTIDGECRAILLALLLPQPQGD
- a CDS encoding GFA family protein — protein: MHHEGSCLCGEVRVRVDGELGPPDACHCSQCRKWSGHVWASTDVLREQVALEGEEHLRWFQSSEKVRRGFCSRCGSSLLWDVEGRSRLAIAMGVFDTPTGARLHAHIFTADKGDYYPLDEGIPQE